The Candidatus Aegiribacteria sp. genome has a segment encoding these proteins:
- a CDS encoding PAS domain S-box protein, producing the protein MENSEKTRDDLLQELSDIKEQLSSLKDKSCSFLIDGLNTEECIDFFQSIIAAITEPILILNAQLECVFANKSFTEMFGIESSKIKGVSVYEIGNGLLDLKDLRNLLEELLAIHMDFDGYEVNLNLLNIGERIMSLSATDVHQKSDDERLLLLNFIDNTEQKKAEKKQREDEEKYKSLFETSKDAVMILEPPDWSFTAGNPATIDMFRCDSEADFTSKQPWVVSPEYQPDGQLSVIKAKEMIDRAVKDGSNYFEWVHKRLDTEEFSATVLLSRIDLKRKTLLQATVRDITERKQVEEELRIHRFHLEEIVKARTAELLESEGKYRTLVEQSHDGIYIYGTNRFLFVNDRMCNLMQYSRDELLAVKFSDLIYADDRKMINDDGTIREGFSEVPNVFQLRLIRKDSEIRYIEFSIRKLTYSGEEAILGIARDITTMKQLEEEQRKIEKLESLGLLAGGIAHDFNNFLTAIIGNISLARTMVEPGSDLYEILTSSEHAASKASNLPRQLLTFSRGGDPVKTRISISRLLKESTAFVLSGSISTAEYSIENNLKQVIADKEQIGQVFNNIVINAYQAMPEGGQVHVSAKNITIDENNPAAIPEGQYVMITIKDDGYGIEEDHLSRVFDPFFTTKQNGTGLGLATAYSIIRKHHGHIKVETEVGKGTAFTIYLSVDSSSEDLETHESGPAKLSGGKILVMDDQEMVRKTATSMLKKLGYQVDSAINGSETIEKYTRGMDTMEPYNAVILDLTIPGGMGGIDTMQELLKIDPDVTAIVSSGYSTAPVMADYTSYGFSGVMIKPYSISQISDLMRNIFNE; encoded by the coding sequence ATGGAAAATTCTGAAAAAACAAGAGATGATCTTCTTCAAGAACTGTCAGATATCAAAGAGCAGCTGTCCAGTTTGAAAGACAAATCCTGCTCTTTTCTCATTGATGGATTGAACACAGAAGAATGCATTGATTTTTTTCAGAGTATAATTGCCGCCATCACCGAACCTATACTTATATTGAACGCTCAACTTGAATGCGTTTTCGCGAACAAGAGCTTCACTGAAATGTTTGGCATTGAATCCTCCAAGATCAAGGGCGTTTCCGTATACGAAATCGGCAATGGCCTTTTAGACCTTAAAGACCTTAGAAACCTCCTGGAAGAGCTGCTCGCAATTCATATGGATTTCGACGGATACGAGGTTAATCTCAATCTGCTCAACATAGGCGAACGGATAATGTCGCTGAGTGCAACCGATGTACATCAAAAATCAGATGATGAAAGGCTTCTGCTTCTGAACTTCATTGATAATACGGAACAAAAAAAAGCTGAGAAAAAACAAAGGGAGGATGAGGAGAAGTACAAATCACTCTTCGAAACCTCAAAGGACGCCGTTATGATACTAGAACCTCCTGACTGGTCTTTTACAGCAGGGAATCCCGCCACCATAGATATGTTCAGATGTGATAGCGAAGCCGATTTTACATCAAAACAACCCTGGGTAGTCTCGCCGGAGTATCAACCCGATGGCCAGCTATCGGTTATTAAAGCGAAGGAAATGATAGACAGGGCAGTGAAGGACGGATCCAATTACTTTGAATGGGTTCATAAAAGACTCGATACGGAAGAGTTTTCCGCAACCGTTCTTCTCAGCCGCATTGACCTGAAGAGAAAGACCCTTTTGCAGGCAACTGTTCGTGATATCACCGAGCGTAAACAGGTTGAAGAAGAACTTAGAATACACCGATTCCACCTTGAGGAGATCGTAAAGGCTCGAACAGCGGAGCTTCTGGAAAGCGAAGGTAAGTACCGAACTCTTGTTGAGCAAAGTCACGATGGTATTTACATCTATGGGACCAACCGATTTCTGTTCGTGAACGATCGTATGTGTAATCTGATGCAATACAGCAGAGATGAGCTTCTTGCTGTGAAATTCTCAGATCTTATCTATGCCGATGACAGGAAAATGATAAACGATGACGGCACGATCAGAGAAGGTTTCTCAGAAGTTCCAAATGTTTTCCAGCTTAGATTGATAAGAAAGGACAGTGAAATACGATATATAGAATTCTCAATCCGAAAACTGACCTATAGCGGTGAAGAAGCAATTCTTGGTATAGCAAGAGATATAACTACTATGAAGCAACTGGAGGAAGAACAGAGGAAAATCGAAAAGCTTGAATCCCTGGGTCTTCTTGCCGGAGGTATCGCCCACGATTTCAATAACTTCCTGACAGCTATCATAGGTAATATCTCCCTCGCGAGAACCATGGTTGAACCGGGAAGCGATCTGTACGAAATCCTTACAAGCTCTGAACACGCTGCCAGCAAAGCGTCCAACCTTCCAAGACAACTCCTTACGTTCTCAAGAGGAGGAGATCCTGTAAAAACACGTATATCCATCTCCAGACTTCTAAAAGAATCCACTGCTTTTGTTCTGAGCGGTTCAATCTCAACAGCCGAATATTCCATTGAAAATAATCTTAAACAGGTTATCGCTGACAAGGAACAGATAGGTCAGGTCTTCAATAATATTGTTATTAATGCATACCAGGCTATGCCGGAAGGAGGTCAGGTTCACGTCAGCGCTAAGAACATCACGATAGACGAGAACAATCCAGCGGCTATTCCAGAAGGTCAGTATGTCATGATTACAATAAAGGACGACGGTTACGGTATTGAAGAAGATCATCTCAGCAGGGTATTCGATCCGTTCTTCACGACAAAGCAGAACGGAACCGGTCTTGGGCTGGCAACCGCATATTCGATTATCAGAAAACACCATGGTCATATAAAAGTTGAGACTGAAGTGGGTAAAGGCACTGCGTTTACAATTTACCTTTCGGTAGACAGTTCTTCCGAAGACCTTGAGACCCACGAATCCGGACCGGCTAAACTATCGGGCGGAAAAATTCTTGTAATGGATGATCAGGAAATGGTTCGGAAAACCGCAACATCGATGCTGAAGAAACTTGGTTATCAAGTTGACAGTGCTATAAACGGTAGCGAAACTATTGAGAAATACACAAGAGGTATGGATACCATGGAACCATACAATGCCGTAATTCTGGATCTGACAATCCCGGGAGGCATGGGGGGAATAGATACTATGCAGGAACTGCTCAAGATAGATCCAGATGTAACTGCAATTGTATCCAGCGGGTATTCAACTGCCCCTGTTATGGCTGATTACACTAGTTACGGTTTTTCAGGGGTCATGATAAAACCGTATTCAATCAGCCAGATTTCAGATCTGATGAGGAATATCTTCAACGAATAG
- a CDS encoding PAS domain S-box protein gives MSNSDTVLSYVSIEKILQDSDEFVLFISRTGTIILINKRGSEILGRSEEDIAGSNWFNDFIPDSYRNQTVDEFRNSLCETDQSVFHQDYPVLSGQGTEKPVSWHNRIITDEDGIVMCILVTGHTIDEPKDYQDEFINMYRTLVENSNDPIIVHKNGIVVFVNSIAKSITGYLEDEFYGSNFLDFISTEYKPIEWKYMNDRTAGKNTPLFYDMEFLRKDGDIIPAEISVSAISYEGERAYMAILRDMSNRYTLEEQLRQAQKMEAVGQLAGGVAHDFNNILQTINGYTELARTSLDKDNPIQGMLQQVSEAGERASFLVKQLLTFSRNQLIVTRVLDLNEVIAEHQTMMQRIIGEDIVLEFLASSEAIYINGDHAMIGKILLNIFLNARDAMPEGGNILIKTKRVFLEEEFCKNNPSAEQGYYAMVSISDTGYGMDKEILTKIFEPFFSTKGITAGTGLGLSTVFGIVTQHDGIITASSEPGNGTSFRIYFPLVDKDAVIEELLPEQEVIIETSKTIVITEDDEKVRNLTSTILIEAGHDVITAANGEEAVLLISDSPDSVDLVILDVIMPILGGYEAADRIREIRPDMPLIFCSGYSKDFDNKNIHRDRERSTFLSKPYSTAQLLNAISELFSEKK, from the coding sequence ATGAGTAATTCTGATACTGTTCTATCGTACGTGTCCATTGAAAAAATTCTACAGGATTCTGATGAATTTGTTCTCTTCATCAGCCGCACCGGAACTATTATTCTGATAAACAAGCGAGGCAGCGAGATCCTGGGCCGTTCCGAGGAAGATATTGCAGGTTCGAACTGGTTCAATGATTTCATCCCTGATTCGTACAGAAATCAAACTGTAGACGAATTCCGCAATAGCCTTTGCGAAACTGACCAATCCGTTTTCCATCAGGATTACCCGGTACTCTCAGGCCAGGGAACGGAAAAACCGGTTTCCTGGCATAACAGGATTATCACAGATGAAGACGGCATCGTAATGTGTATTCTTGTTACAGGACATACAATTGATGAACCAAAAGACTATCAGGATGAATTCATTAATATGTATAGAACTCTTGTTGAAAACAGCAATGACCCCATAATAGTACACAAAAATGGAATAGTCGTTTTCGTCAACAGTATTGCCAAGAGCATAACCGGTTACTTAGAGGATGAATTCTATGGATCGAATTTTCTGGATTTCATATCAACTGAGTATAAGCCCATTGAGTGGAAATATATGAATGACAGAACAGCCGGGAAGAATACTCCACTATTCTATGATATGGAGTTTCTCAGGAAGGATGGCGATATCATTCCAGCTGAGATCAGTGTTTCGGCAATTAGCTACGAAGGAGAACGGGCTTATATGGCTATTCTGAGGGATATGTCCAACAGATATACTCTTGAGGAGCAACTGCGCCAGGCTCAGAAGATGGAGGCGGTAGGACAGCTTGCGGGAGGTGTTGCGCACGATTTCAATAACATTCTGCAGACAATCAACGGTTATACGGAACTGGCCCGGACATCACTCGATAAAGACAATCCAATTCAAGGTATGCTGCAGCAGGTTTCAGAGGCAGGCGAAAGAGCTAGTTTCCTTGTCAAGCAGCTTCTTACGTTCAGCCGCAACCAGCTGATAGTAACCAGAGTACTGGACCTGAACGAAGTTATTGCGGAACATCAGACTATGATGCAAAGGATAATAGGAGAAGATATCGTACTTGAATTCCTGGCGTCCAGCGAAGCCATCTACATCAACGGTGACCATGCTATGATAGGTAAGATACTTCTGAACATCTTTCTGAACGCCAGGGACGCGATGCCTGAGGGCGGCAATATCCTGATAAAAACCAAGCGGGTCTTTCTTGAAGAGGAATTCTGCAAAAACAATCCCTCAGCTGAGCAGGGTTATTACGCAATGGTATCAATATCTGACACTGGATACGGCATGGACAAAGAGATCCTGACCAAAATATTCGAACCTTTCTTCAGCACAAAGGGAATCACGGCTGGTACAGGACTCGGACTGTCAACTGTTTTCGGAATAGTAACTCAACACGATGGAATTATCACTGCCAGCAGCGAACCGGGAAATGGCACAAGTTTCCGGATTTACTTCCCCTTAGTCGATAAGGATGCTGTAATCGAAGAGCTTCTTCCGGAACAGGAAGTCATTATAGAGACATCCAAAACCATCGTTATCACGGAAGACGACGAGAAAGTAAGGAATCTGACAAGTACTATTCTGATTGAAGCAGGTCACGATGTAATTACCGCTGCCAACGGCGAAGAGGCGGTATTACTTATCAGCGATTCTCCGGACAGTGTTGATCTTGTTATACTGGATGTCATCATGCCGATTCTGGGTGGTTACGAAGCTGCCGACAGAATACGTGAAATACGCCCTGACATGCCTCTCATATTCTGCAGTGGATACAGCAAGGATTTTGACAACAAAAACATACACCGTGACAGGGAAAGATCCACATTCCTGTCTAAACCGTATTCAACGGCACAACTACTTAACGCAATAAGCGAACTATTCTCTGAAAAGAAGTAA
- a CDS encoding cysteine desulfurase, producing MHRIYFDHNATTPLHPEVKSAIIESLDVFGNPSSLHEDGRQARILIETAREKVAGLINADPEEILFVGSGSEANNTVLSLVSCSGARCGIHPPADSNLVTSTIEHPCILETSKCLENRGTRVRRVDVDSRSLVKMEELEQAVTENTSLVSIMMVNNETGSVQNVEKAIEIAHGSGALFHTDAVQAVGKLPVDVRKLDVDFLTISAHKIYGPKGVGALYVKKGTPFCPLIRGGHQEMGRRAGTENTLGIVGLGKAAELRGREMEAEGQRLSELNRMLRDGIESRIDNIHFNSDPEYCLHSTLNVSFEGIEGEALLLYLDMEGVEVSTGSACASGSLDPSHVLLEMNLPIEFTHGSLRMSMGRSTTREEVEYVLDVLPGIVTKLRRMSTVYGGER from the coding sequence ATGCACAGGATATACTTTGATCACAACGCCACAACACCTCTTCACCCGGAGGTAAAGTCTGCGATAATAGAATCTCTCGATGTGTTCGGAAATCCTTCCAGTCTTCACGAAGACGGCCGACAGGCCAGAATTCTGATCGAAACCGCAAGAGAAAAGGTCGCCGGTCTTATTAACGCGGACCCGGAAGAAATCCTTTTCGTGGGAAGCGGTTCCGAGGCGAATAATACCGTTCTTTCTCTTGTAAGCTGCAGCGGAGCCCGTTGCGGTATTCATCCCCCCGCTGACAGTAACCTGGTTACTTCAACAATCGAGCACCCCTGTATCCTTGAAACATCGAAATGTCTTGAGAACAGGGGAACCCGGGTCAGGCGTGTCGATGTTGACAGCAGATCCCTTGTGAAAATGGAAGAGCTGGAGCAGGCAGTTACAGAGAATACGTCACTTGTCTCAATTATGATGGTCAACAACGAAACCGGTTCGGTTCAAAATGTCGAAAAAGCAATCGAAATCGCTCACGGTTCAGGCGCCCTCTTCCACACAGACGCAGTACAGGCGGTGGGTAAACTGCCGGTCGATGTCAGGAAACTGGATGTTGATTTTTTAACCATCTCAGCACATAAGATATACGGTCCGAAAGGTGTTGGCGCTCTGTATGTAAAGAAAGGTACACCCTTCTGTCCCCTGATAAGAGGTGGTCACCAGGAGATGGGCCGCAGGGCCGGAACGGAAAACACTCTCGGTATAGTAGGCCTTGGCAAAGCGGCTGAGCTCCGCGGCAGGGAGATGGAAGCCGAGGGGCAGCGGCTCTCGGAACTCAACAGAATGCTGAGGGATGGAATAGAAAGCCGGATCGATAACATCCATTTCAACAGTGACCCGGAGTACTGTCTTCATTCAACCCTGAATGTGTCCTTTGAAGGGATTGAGGGTGAAGCACTCCTTCTTTACCTGGATATGGAGGGAGTTGAGGTTTCAACCGGTTCGGCTTGTGCCTCTGGATCCCTTGATCCATCCCACGTTCTATTGGAGATGAACCTTCCGATTGAATTCACCCACGGTTCTCTCCGTATGAGCATGGGAAGGTCAACAACCAGAGAAGAGGTTGAATATGTACTGGATGTTCTCCCGGGAATCGTAACAAAACTGCGCAGAATGTCCACAGTCTACGGAGGTGAACGATGA
- the tsaA gene encoding tRNA (N6-threonylcarbamoyladenosine(37)-N6)-methyltransferase TrmO: MSEIIYTPIGLIHSPYIDMAPFQPRDDDTNGPFVLELLPEYETALRDLKYFKYVIVLFHIDRAKGYNGSNVAHPPSLNGGTVGLFASRSPNRPNPIGLDVARLLRIEENKVFTSGLSALDGTPLIDIKPYTKRDSKPDPGKGWVKGH; encoded by the coding sequence ATGAGCGAAATTATCTACACGCCTATTGGATTAATTCATTCACCTTACATTGATATGGCTCCATTCCAGCCAAGGGATGACGATACAAATGGACCTTTCGTACTGGAACTGCTGCCGGAGTACGAGACAGCTTTACGGGATCTCAAATATTTCAAGTACGTCATAGTTCTCTTTCACATAGACAGGGCGAAAGGTTATAACGGATCAAACGTTGCACATCCCCCTTCTCTAAATGGTGGTACGGTAGGGCTGTTTGCCAGCAGGTCTCCTAACCGGCCGAATCCGATCGGGCTCGATGTAGCGAGGCTTTTAAGAATTGAGGAGAACAAAGTATTTACCTCCGGGTTGAGTGCTCTTGACGGAACACCTCTGATAGATATAAAACCATATACAAAAAGGGATTCGAAGCCTGATCCGGGGAAAGGATGGGTAAAGGGTCATTAG
- a CDS encoding iron-sulfur cluster assembly scaffold protein, producing the protein MSSWLYSDKVKEHFMNPRNVMLDDEEFAYDASGKTGNIKCGDEMIFYLKINPETLTITDCRWKTFGCASAIASTSVLSEMIKGMSLDEAYNISNVDIMKELGGLPDNKVHCSVLGDKALQEAIDNYYRESGMDDKVHDTESRIVCECLNVSEEEIEHAVLEGVRNYYQLQEMTKVGTSCGKCEEDARERLAFYLDKHFGIRGLNAEAYSDNRK; encoded by the coding sequence ATGAGTTCCTGGCTTTACTCGGATAAGGTCAAAGAACACTTCATGAATCCGAGAAATGTAATGTTGGATGATGAAGAATTTGCATACGACGCCAGCGGCAAAACAGGCAATATCAAGTGCGGTGATGAGATGATCTTCTACCTTAAAATAAACCCGGAGACTCTGACAATCACAGACTGCAGGTGGAAAACCTTCGGCTGCGCAAGTGCTATAGCCAGCACATCTGTACTGTCCGAGATGATAAAGGGCATGAGCCTTGATGAAGCCTACAATATTTCAAACGTGGATATAATGAAGGAGCTGGGCGGGCTTCCGGACAACAAGGTTCATTGCTCGGTACTTGGAGACAAGGCTTTGCAGGAAGCCATCGACAACTATTACCGCGAGAGCGGCATGGATGACAAGGTTCACGATACAGAATCACGAATAGTATGCGAATGTCTCAATGTTTCAGAGGAGGAGATAGAACACGCTGTTCTGGAGGGAGTCCGTAACTACTATCAGCTTCAGGAAATGACCAAGGTTGGCACATCCTGCGGTAAATGTGAGGAGGACGCAAGGGAACGCCTGGCATTCTACCTTGATAAACACTTCGGAATAAGGGGGTTAAATGCTGAAGCATATAGCGATAACCGTAAATGA
- a CDS encoding biotin--[acetyl-CoA-carboxylase] ligase: MSGSSRRILKILRNSRDYISGENISAELGVSRSAVWKTISKLRERGYIIDAVSNRGYRLSEGIDQPISDEIHRYLDTECFGGEIVYMKTVDSTNDLAMTLARQGAAHGTVVTTDQQTRGRGRKGRRWISPPGTNLYLSIVLRPEVSPAEASQIPILSVMASVRALERIVSDMQFKIKWPNDIYCHGKKISGTLCEMKAEIDRVDFVVVGTGINVNMKPFDDSIRDIATSLFMETGSEYSRVKTAVFLLEEFERVYNEWLSRGDLGFIIDEWNTYSLLKDMQVDVKTATKIISGKAVGIASNGALKLELPNGSVRMVYAGDATLHGIPSGS; the protein is encoded by the coding sequence GTGAGTGGCAGCAGTCGCAGAATTCTGAAAATACTCAGGAACAGCAGGGATTACATATCAGGTGAAAATATATCTGCTGAATTGGGTGTCTCGCGTTCAGCCGTATGGAAAACCATCAGCAAGCTGCGGGAAAGGGGCTACATCATCGATGCCGTCTCTAACCGCGGATACCGGTTATCGGAAGGCATTGATCAACCTATCAGTGATGAGATCCACCGTTATCTTGATACCGAATGCTTCGGTGGTGAAATCGTATATATGAAAACTGTGGATTCAACCAACGATCTTGCTATGACACTGGCCAGGCAGGGAGCCGCGCATGGTACTGTCGTCACGACTGATCAGCAGACCAGAGGCCGGGGCAGAAAGGGAAGGAGATGGATTTCACCTCCGGGCACTAACCTTTACCTTTCCATCGTTCTAAGGCCTGAGGTTTCGCCAGCTGAAGCATCCCAGATCCCGATTCTATCGGTAATGGCGTCAGTCAGGGCTCTTGAACGAATTGTATCTGATATGCAATTCAAGATAAAATGGCCTAACGATATTTACTGTCACGGAAAAAAGATAAGCGGTACTCTATGCGAAATGAAGGCTGAGATAGACAGGGTAGATTTTGTTGTGGTGGGTACGGGAATAAACGTCAATATGAAACCTTTTGACGATTCGATTCGGGATATTGCCACTTCGCTGTTTATGGAGACTGGAAGCGAGTATTCAAGGGTGAAAACCGCGGTATTTCTGCTGGAAGAATTCGAGAGAGTCTACAATGAGTGGTTATCAAGGGGAGATCTGGGTTTCATCATAGATGAATGGAACACGTATTCACTGCTTAAGGATATGCAGGTCGATGTGAAAACCGCGACAAAGATAATCAGCGGAAAGGCAGTTGGGATCGCGAGTAATGGAGCTCTGAAACTTGAGCTTCCAAATGGCTCGGTACGCATGGTATATGCGGGGGACGCTACGTTGCATGGAATACCCTCAGGTAGTTGA
- a CDS encoding chalcone isomerase family protein, with amino-acid sequence MKTKTATTIFSVILLMMTSSAYSMEQDGVEYPDAITVNGINLILNGLGTREATIFKVNVYVAALYLENPSSDGYAICESEETKRLILHFVRDVGGGDIGNAWTEGFMKNSGDDITVFQSRIETLNSWMSELKDGDQMMFTYIPDIGLEVSVKGTFMGTIEGSDFTGVFLSIWLGDDPPNGGLRDGLLGID; translated from the coding sequence ATGAAGACTAAAACAGCTACGACTATTTTTTCAGTGATTTTACTGATGATGACTTCTTCAGCATACTCAATGGAACAAGACGGAGTTGAATACCCGGATGCAATAACGGTAAATGGAATCAATCTGATTCTAAACGGCCTCGGAACGAGGGAAGCCACTATTTTCAAGGTGAACGTCTACGTTGCAGCGCTGTACCTGGAAAACCCGAGCAGCGACGGATACGCCATCTGCGAGTCGGAGGAAACCAAACGCCTGATTCTTCACTTCGTCCGTGATGTCGGTGGAGGAGATATAGGCAACGCCTGGACGGAAGGATTCATGAAAAACAGTGGAGACGATATCACCGTTTTTCAGAGCAGGATTGAAACCCTTAATTCATGGATGAGTGAATTGAAGGATGGTGATCAAATGATGTTCACCTACATTCCGGATATCGGTCTTGAAGTTTCAGTAAAGGGTACATTCATGGGCACCATTGAAGGTAGTGATTTTACTGGAGTATTCTTATCCATCTGGCTTGGCGATGATCCCCCGAATGGCGGTCTCCGTGACGGCCTGTTGGGTATAGACTGA
- the bioB gene encoding biotin synthase BioB, which translates to MKRNHIMQDISPDVALEILETPEKQIPTLLQLSDGMRAEMTSVGISLCSIINAKSGNCTEDCAFCAQSSVSSASCTPYPMMDGFSILSARRRAGELGVGHFSIVTSGSSPTQEELENICGIISRGSELKPFWCASLGLLSLRQLQLLSEAGLSRYHHNLETERTYFPEICTTHTWRDRINTICNAKLAGLEVCSGGIIGLGENLRQRVDMAFQLRDLEVDSIALNFLIHLKGTQISSRRELFSSADLLKTVIMFGIVCPGAELRVCAGRELLGEYQKEIFRAGVTGIMTGDLLTTAGSRIQNDIELLEAAGRIPAS; encoded by the coding sequence ATGAAGCGAAATCACATTATGCAGGATATCAGTCCCGACGTAGCCCTTGAAATCCTTGAGACACCTGAAAAGCAGATTCCCACATTGCTTCAGCTATCTGATGGAATGAGAGCAGAAATGACCTCGGTAGGAATTTCACTCTGCTCAATAATTAATGCCAAATCAGGGAACTGCACTGAAGATTGCGCTTTCTGTGCTCAGTCATCTGTAAGTTCCGCTTCCTGCACACCTTATCCGATGATGGATGGCTTCAGCATTCTGTCCGCCAGGAGGAGAGCGGGAGAACTTGGAGTGGGGCATTTTTCAATAGTAACCAGTGGCAGTTCTCCCACTCAGGAGGAGTTGGAAAATATCTGCGGAATAATATCCAGGGGCAGTGAATTGAAACCATTCTGGTGCGCTTCTCTGGGCCTTCTTTCACTGCGGCAGTTACAGCTTTTAAGTGAAGCGGGTCTTAGCAGGTATCACCACAACCTTGAGACTGAAAGAACTTACTTCCCCGAAATTTGTACAACCCATACCTGGCGGGACAGGATTAATACGATATGCAACGCGAAACTTGCAGGATTGGAAGTTTGTTCAGGCGGTATCATAGGCCTTGGAGAAAATCTGCGTCAGAGGGTTGATATGGCATTTCAGCTGAGGGATCTGGAAGTGGACTCGATCGCGTTGAATTTTCTTATTCACCTCAAGGGTACGCAAATCAGTTCCCGGCGAGAACTCTTTTCATCAGCAGATTTGCTGAAAACGGTAATCATGTTCGGAATAGTTTGTCCGGGTGCCGAGTTACGTGTCTGTGCCGGCAGGGAACTTCTCGGTGAATATCAGAAAGAAATATTCAGAGCCGGGGTGACGGGTATAATGACAGGTGACCTTCTTACTACGGCAGGTTCGCGGATTCAGAACGATATTGAACTGCTGGAAGCCGCAGGAAGAATTCCAGCATCATGA
- a CDS encoding right-handed parallel beta-helix repeat-containing protein produces MKQMKFVFVIAAVVMVPFVTLHADETQRTGKRADDFLLGIIMDSDFGDIIDIPYDTYITSSTLSLVGLNDVCIRFEPGTQVLLDDIYNNVLELNNCSNVRIQGGFFRHVDPLEEYDCHGGVISIYNCSNITIDNCTLSGCGANGILISGSENTEIRHCLIEDNSFTAFYFISFNDLEIDHCVIRNNGRLFYSSTRHELVNLRMSNNFIHDNNTYFCDYEIPGLRD; encoded by the coding sequence ATGAAACAGATGAAGTTTGTGTTTGTCATAGCAGCTGTTGTAATGGTACCCTTCGTAACGCTCCACGCTGATGAGACGCAGCGAACCGGTAAAAGGGCGGATGATTTTCTCCTGGGTATTATTATGGATTCTGACTTCGGAGATATTATCGATATTCCGTATGACACCTATATCACTTCTTCTACGTTGAGTCTGGTGGGATTGAACGATGTATGCATAAGATTCGAACCAGGCACTCAGGTGCTTCTGGACGATATTTACAATAATGTACTTGAATTGAATAACTGCAGTAACGTCCGGATACAGGGCGGTTTCTTCCGGCATGTTGATCCCCTGGAAGAATACGACTGTCATGGGGGGGTTATCAGCATCTATAACTGCTCGAATATTACTATAGACAATTGTACGCTAAGCGGTTGCGGAGCTAATGGTATCTTGATAAGTGGGTCCGAGAATACTGAGATCCGGCACTGTCTGATCGAAGACAATAGTTTCACCGCCTTTTATTTTATCTCATTCAACGATCTGGAGATTGATCATTGTGTTATCAGGAACAACGGCCGGCTTTTTTATTCCAGCACTAGGCATGAGCTGGTCAATCTTCGGATGAGCAACAACTTCATTCATGATAACAACACTTATTTCTGTGATTATGAGATTCCCGGCCTTCGAGATTAG
- a CDS encoding VOC family protein, whose product MLKHIAITVNDKNDINAFYKDLLGFSESRRFTLPEELSDELFGIKESAEVVMLHSDDIYLEVFLSDRKIESVYNHVCIGVRNREDIIERAQSSGYTVTRAGRTSKPDLIFLRDSSGNSFELVDSE is encoded by the coding sequence ATGCTGAAGCATATAGCGATAACCGTAAATGATAAAAACGATATTAACGCATTCTACAAAGATCTTCTGGGATTCAGTGAGTCTCGCAGGTTCACGCTGCCTGAAGAGCTTTCAGATGAATTGTTCGGAATAAAGGAATCAGCCGAGGTTGTTATGCTTCATTCGGACGATATCTATCTGGAAGTATTCCTCTCAGACAGAAAGATCGAATCGGTCTACAACCATGTCTGCATCGGGGTACGGAACCGGGAGGACATTATAGAAAGGGCTCAATCCTCTGGTTACACCGTAACCCGCGCAGGGAGAACCTCAAAGCCGGATCTGATTTTCCTGAGGGACAGCTCGGGAAACAGCTTCGAATTAGTGGACAGCGAGTGA